TACCTTGCACTTGAATGGCTTCACCGGCGAGTGGACGATCATGTGGGTCTTGAGCGTCTGCTTCTGCACGAAGGTCTTGAAGCAGATGTGGCACTGGTAGGGCCGCACACTGGTGTGGATCAGCATGTGGCGCTTCATGTTGGCCTGCAGGGTGAACTCTCGGCCACACACCTCACACTTGAACTCCTTCACGCCCTGCGGGAGTAGAGGCACCGCTCAGGGGTGGGGCAGACAGGCGTGGCTCTGGGAAATTCCTTTTTATAAGAAAAGTGTCTGCTCGTGTGTGGATGTGAGTGCGTGTGCCACTTTCAGAACTTGGTTCTTCTCCACCACGTGGGTTCTGAGCAGCAGACTggggtcatcaagcttggtggcaagtacctctTCCTGCCCAGCCACTCTGCTGGGGTGTGACAGGCAGGGCTGTTTGTTGTTCCAGGATGCTTTCCACAAACTGTGTGCCTTCCCAGCCCTACCTGCCAGGTGGTGTGCAGATCTGCTGTACCAGTGCATAGAGATATAAGGGGGTCTGTGCAACCACCCACCCACCCGTCCGTCAGTTCATCCATCCAGCAAACAAGCATGCAGCACCACCGGCTGCCCTGCAGGCAGCAGGGCAATGCCTTTGTCTGGACAATTTTCATTACATCAAggatgtgtttgcttgttttttgttagCTACGTCTCTTGGAGGATAGACCCTTTGGGGATATGATTAAAGCTGTGTTGCCGGGGACAGAGCTCAGCAGAGAAGAACTtttctagcatgtgcaaggtgtCCTAGGCTTGAGCCCCAGCATTGAAGggtgaaggctgaggcagagggagccCCTTTGAAGCAAGTGACAACTgtatagtgagaacctgtctataaaataacaaaaagttggtccgggctttggtggcgcacacctttaatcccagcactccggaggcagagacaggtggatctctgagttcgaggccagcctggtctccagagtgagtgccaggataggccccaaagctacacagagaaaccctgtctcaaaaaacaaacaaacaaacaaacaaaaaaaaaacccaaaaaaacaaaaaacaaaaaaccaaaaccaaaaacaaaacaaaaaaacccccaaaagtTAGTAGAGgtggagagaagaaaacaagaaagagctGTGCACTGCCATTCATGGTGACACAAGCCTGTTAATCCCAGATGCTTGGAAGAGGTTGAGACAGCAGGGTGGAAAGTTCAAAGGTAGTCCAGGATACAgagaaaattcaaggccaacacAGACAACTTATCAATAAAAGccaggggggtggggtggggctgggctgggctggagagttggctcagtggttaagagcacttactgctcttccagaggacctgggttctgttcctagcacccacactgtggttcacaaccttctgtcactccagttccaggatctCTGTCAccctttctggcttccatgtaaagcgatatacatacacacatgcaaaacacttCTACatgtaaaagtaaatatataaaagctgagtgtgggggcatagaagcagacagatctctgtaagtttaagaCTAGCCAGGGatagatacatagtgagactctgggGTTCGGGTAtatctcagtagtagagcacACATCTACCAAAGGttatgtcctgagttcaatcacaaCACTCAGAGAAAGGACAAAGAGCCTTGTACACCCCGAGGAAAAATGGCTAACATTCAGCTCTGCAGAGTTGTGATCTGCTCTTCCACAGCCCCCTTGAAGGTGTGTTTCCCAGCTCTCCCTGGAGATGAGAGCCCCATGGACACTCAGCCCCAGGAGACACTGGCTTCAGAGCAAGTGTCTGGTCTGTCACATGCCTCTTGATGACCCAGAGGTGACACTCAGTACAGGAATAGGGTGCTGTGTGCACAGGGGACGCTGGCAGAGAAGGGAGAGTCACAGTTGGAAGCAGTTCTCCTGCTGAAGAGAACTTCCTGGGGACAAATGCATGTCTATGGCCACAGGTGCTGTCCCAACTATCTAACATAAAACTTTTCTATGATGTGTTTTGTGCATCTGTGCTGGTGGTTGAACCCAGGGTATTTACGACACTTTAACAGACACCTGTCTTTTCTCTTAGCAGCCAGATGCTCGCTTTCATGTTGTACACCCTGGTTATCCTTGTGACATGGCAGGTCACATGACCACCAGAGGGCCCCATTCAAGACTTGTgagcagcgtgtgtgtgtgtgtgtgtgtgtgtgtgtgtgtgtgtgtgtgtgtaaagacacTGACACGGGTGCTTTCAGCTTTCTTCACATACCCTTTATCTCTCAGTACTTCAGTATGTAGGGATTTTGAAGTCTCTGAATAAAGGAGAAAGATGGCGTACATCATTCACTCCCACCCTTGCAGACATTAATAATCAATTATATAGCTTTGCTGATGAGCCCAGATTCAGTGTCAGGAACCTTAACATTATACATTCAGCAGCCTCTGCTACCACTGGAACCTGCCAATGGTCCCTACCCTAGCAGAAAAGTTCTAGGGACCGGAGAAGTTCGGGCTCCTGGTCTGGCAGGCTCACTGTAGTGTCCGCTGTGAGCAATATGGATTTGTCACCATGAGTTTCCACACATAGGGAGAGCTACTCACAGCTTTGAAAAGTTATGTTGGCTGGAGTGTGAAGGAAACCATGGGTCAGCCACATGCCAGAATGGGGTGGTTAGGCCTAAGAGGCTCCATTCTTACCTTCCTGGGTGTAAGAGCCTTTTGGGGGAGGTGACGATGGCTGAAAGGCAAGGGGAAGAGAGCGAAGAGGTGAAGGTTGAGTCTACCCACCTGGTGGGTATGAACACGGCAGCTCAATGTCCATATTCACAAGTTACTTTGCTCAGGTGAGCTATGTTGTCGGCCACTTGTACTTTGAAGacttacatacatatttattttatgtgttgtggctgagtgtgtgcctgtgcaccatgGGCTGGTGCAAGCAGAGGGCACAAGAGGGTACAGGGtcccccaggaactggagttctaggaagttgtgagctgctggataTGGACACTGAGAACTACACCTGGGTCCTCTgcgagagcagccagtgctcttaactgcggacatctctccaaccctctgcCTCTGGGTGCATGTGGTACAAGTGTACATacgtgcacatgtatgtgtggaggccaagTCAGGCACAAGTCTCTCATGGGGGCTTAGAGTTCACTGATTAGGTAGGCTGACTTGCCAGAAAGCTTCAAGGACCTAcctacttccccagcactggggttccaagtgcatgccatcatgcctcacttttacacaggtgctgggagcTGACCTCAGGCCCTTATGCATTCATGACACCGTCTTTTAcatttacttagtgtgtgtgtgtgtgtgtgtgtgtgtgtgtgtgtgtgtgtgtgtgtatctcaaaCAACAACTAAGAGGaactggctctctccttccagcatgcgggtcctgaggatcaaactcagtttctcaggcttggcagcaagtgcctttacctgctgagtcatcttgccggctttctccagccccatctatcCCTCTTTTATAATCATATACATTTTGCCTTTTCCAAAGGGAAATCAAaggttttgttatatttttgtgaTGATATGAACTCCAAGCTATCTGCCTGTACTCAGTCCTCATACctaggaaacagagagacaccCTTGAGTCCTGCAGGAGTTCCACAAACATTTCACTCAAAAATcttctggctgggtggtggtggtgcacgcctttaatcccagcactggggaggcagagtcaggaggatctctgtgagttcagaccaCCCtggttccaggactgcctccaaagctacagagaaatcctgtctcgaaaccctccccctcctcaaaaaaaattgtctaaattcttcttctctgtgtgtggtgtatgtgtgtacatgcaattGCCCAGCTGCAAAcacagatgtcttcctcaattgcttcttcacctgattctttttttttttaatttaaaaaattgttaatttttattgcattggtgctttgcttacatgtatgtttgtgtgagggtgtcagatcccctggaactggagttacagacagttgtgagctgccatgtgggtgtggggaattTAAAtccgggtcttctggaagagcagccagtgctctcaactgctgagccatctctccagcacctccacCTGATTCGTTGACCCTCACTGAACTGTTTTGGCCATGCCATCTGGCTAGTAGCCAGTGAGCCGGTGGGACccacctgtctcctctctccagtGGTGGGTTGTGCACATCGCCATACCCCACTTTTGCAGGTTTGCAGGGAACCTGAGCCCAGAtcctcatgtttacacagcaagcactttacccactgagctatcatcCCAGGCCTCAAGAACATTTCAAAGCTAAGTTTTACTATTGAAAAAAGCTAAGTTCAGTTATATTTCTAATACTAAAATTCCTAAGTATGAAAATAAGTAaagtcttgggctggagagatggatggctcagtggttaagagcactggcagctcttccagaggacccaggtttgattcccagcaccacccacatagcagctcataaccatctgtaactccagttctaggagatctcctagaactgagatctgatgccctcttctggcctccatgggtatctGGCACACaccatggtgcacagacatacatgtaggtaaaaaactcaacacataaaataaataagtacacctaaaaaaaaaaaaaaaaaaagtttacctGTGTATTACCCGAATAATCTCATCCAGGACCttggggtgctggagagagggTGACAGGTGGGACAGCCATGACTGGTAGCCTTACCTTGTGGGTGAGGGAGTGCTGCTTGAGGTGATGGATCTGGCTGAACTCCATGCCGCATTCTGTGCACACAAAGGGCCGCACATTCTGGTGCTTGAGCATATGGTTTTGTAGCTGGCTTCGGTAGTGGAAGGACTTGTCACACTCGAGGCACTGGTAGAGGGTGGGGCCCTGGTGGGAGGCCAGGTGGCGCTTGAGTTGGGTCAGAGTGGAGAAGTCTAGGCCGCACTCGACACAGACATGGCAGCGGCCACTCTCGTGCTTTACCTCGTGGGCCTTAAGCTCGCTGGGGTAGGCAAAGCCACGGCCACAGAAGTGACAGCTGTAGGGCTTGACCTCAGAGTGCAGCAGCATGTGGCGTTTGAGGTGACTGGTCTGGGTGAAGGCCTTGTGGCACACCTGGCACTTGTGGGGCCGTGTGCCCTGGTGTGTCAGCAGGTGCGTCTGCAGGTGGCTGGGCTGCTTGAAGAGCTTGCTGCAGTGTGGGCATGAATGTGGCTTGATGCCATTGTGGCCCAGGATGTGCGTCACCAGATTGTACTTGGATGTGTAGGACTTCTCGCACATGCGGCACTGCCAGCGTTTCTGGCGGTCACCTGCCTCCACTAGGTAGGAATCATCGATCTGCACATTGATGTCCAGCCGGTCCAGCTGTGCCTTCTTGTGCCGCTCCACTGTGGAGCCTGCTGCATCAGCCTCGAACTCGCTGGACTCCTGCCACACAAAGCCCTGTTCTGGTTTGACGAGTTCTGGCGATGTCATGGTGGGAGGCTCAGGATTGCTCAGGGGGGCCAGGTGAGGCGGCTCAAAACCACATTCGGTGGGCATAGTCTCTGGTCCAGGTAGTGCCATGCTGGGCTCAGGGAAGCCATCCCGGGTTGGGTCGGGGAAAGGAGGAGGATCGAACGGGGCCATGTCCAGCTCTGGCCTTGGAGTTCGAGGCAAGTGCCGGAGTGTCCGCGGCTTGCGGCTGAAGGCGCTGAGGTCGATCATCTTGACGGCACTGCTCTGCACCAGGGCCTCACAGCCACCGCTGGCCACCTCGCCAGGGGCCTCTGCGGGGCCTGGGTCCTTGTCATCACCAGGCACAGATACCTCAtacacttcctgttcctcttcctcttccgCCTTCTCAAACTTGACCTTGGGCACCAGCCGCACAGGGGGCCGTGTCTTCCTCCGGGTGTGCTTCTCAAAGGCTGTCTCTACCTCCAGCACCTCCTCTTCCGGGGGCTCTTCCAGGGCCCGCCCATTACAGGCCAGCTGATAGATGTCGGGTCCTGGTGGTCCTGGCTCCCCGATGGCTGTCCCAGACAGTTCTGATCCTAGGTCTGGGTAGAAGGCCTCAGCACTTATGGTGGCTCCAAAGAGCTCATTTTCTGAGACCAGGCCCAGCACAGCAGCCTGAGCCAATGACAGCACCACCACAGCGTCCGTCTGTGTCCCTGAGTCCATGAAGCCCTCCATCCCGTGGCGGCTGGCTAGGAGGGCATTTCTGTGGGAGGAAAGGGGCATGTTAATACTGTTAGTTCAACGCCGAGTGGGCGATAGACTCAGCAAGGACAAGGGCCCAGATAATTTGGAGTGTGTGTGGCTCTGATGTCATGTGCTTTAAGAACAGGATATGCTTGTCATTATGAGGAGCAATGACAACCTCTTTGTGTCTAGCTATCCCCTCCATCTCCGGAGAGGTCCTGGGTAAGCCCCACCCCCTAAGTCTTCCCATCTGtgattctttctctttgtttgaggcagggtctcactatgccaTTGTAGcgggcctagaactcattatcaGCTTGCcccggcctcccaagtgctaggattaccaaTGTGTGCCTCCACACCCAGCTGTTCAGGGATTCGCTCCCCTCCCCCCGACCTTTCCTTCTTCGgtggcatgtgtatgtatgtgcaggtgtatgtctgtgcacctgcATCAAGGCCAATGATGTCACGAGCTAACTGGCATAGCCGGCCAGCAAACCCAAGGGATTCTCCTgactctggggttacaggtgtgcactgccacacttGGATCTTTAGTTGGGTGCTGGGGACAAACTCagtcttcatgtttgtgtgtcGAGCATCTCACCCACAGAGCCGTCTCCCCAATCCATGTGTCTTAGAGGTTCTTCATGGGGCCCtcacaaatacacaaacagatcctgttttgagacaggatctcagcatgtagctgaggctagcctgggatttGCTTAgagccttagcctcctgagtgctggaattacagacatgtgcctccAAGCACATGGTGATTTATGAATGAAGTTGAATagctttttaatttcctttttgcaGAGCTGGGGATTGGACCTGGGGTTTTGAGCATGCTAGGCGAGCTCTCTTCTACTGAGCCATAGCCCAGCCcttctgttttcaaaattaattacTCTATTATTTTaagaactgattaaaaaaaaaaacccacctacTCAAAATATAACGTGCCGCATTCTAAAGCACGTCAAGAGTCCCATGGCTGTGCTGCTGGGGTAATTAATTCTGCACAGGCCCTGAGATGTACTGAGGTGTTAAACAATCGTTGCCATTAGTGATGGCATGGCTACATGAATGaggattttaaatatgtatacatgtacagaataaaaacaatacagCATACAAAAATAGATTAGGTTCTGAGGCTTTCAAACATGGGCTACAGCCGGTCAGTCCTAATGCTAAACAGTCTATCATAGGAGCCATTGTTTTTCCTAATTAACTAAATGCCATATGCACAGATATCCAAATATACTGATAAAAAGATAGCTTTAGCTGGCATTGGAGTTGTACCACAGATTTGACTGCTAACGCTTGTGAGACTTGACTGTTAAAACTGGACCCCAGGTTCATGGTCATAATTCTCTAATCCAACAGGTCCTTGTAAATGATACCACTGTACCTCCCTGTCCAGTTATAAAACCAGCAAAGGCACCTTCCTTTCCCCTGGCTCTGAGTACCACGAACCCCACCTAAGTGATCCCTACTTGGGTGCCCCTTCCCAGCACGGCTTGGGTGCTTTGCCACCAGTCTCCTGGCTCTCATGCCCATCCCAGCTTCCCCAGGTCTGTGCTGTGGGTGCCTCCTTCACATACTCATGTCCCCGTGCCTTGCCCTGGCTCAGTTCCTGACATACTCCAGAAGAAGAGTGACATTAGTGGGATGGCTCCTGCCTGCTCTGCCCCCAGGGCTAGGGCTGGTGGACAGCCCTTCCTCAGGAAATCAGTCCAGGCCTGGTCTGCCCTCCCCCAAGCACTCAGTGGAGCTTCCTCTTCCTGAGGCTGGCTAAAAATACCCCAGACAGGAATCCGGCCTCCTTGCAACAGACACGAAAGATTAGACTATTAAGCTCAGAGCCGCTTTGGTACAAGGGGTCAGTGGGAATCCTGCTGGGACGTCAGGGTCCATCTGGAACTGTCCAGGGGGCTAAGCTTACTTCTGGACACACTGTACTCCACGCCCAGCTGTACCTGACTACGGATTGCCCTCTTCAATCACTTCTCATTGATTACAAAAGGTTATTTCTGTGCCCCAGTTTCTCCATCTAAAAACTGGGAATGGAAACACACAAGAGATAGGTACAAGATCACCAAGAGCATAATGTAGGACAAGGGTCTTAGTTAATTAAAAAGCCCTAGAAGAACATAGCTTTAACATCCTAGATCCCCAGAAGGAAGACAGTCACAGTGCTGGAAAAACTTCCCATCCTTGGGCCCTGAATTCAGCAAAGCTTTGGTGATTGCAAGTATAACTATCAGGAACTGTGAACTTGTGAAAAAGAGCATTGCTAAATAccagctgggtggca
The DNA window shown above is from Cricetulus griseus strain 17A/GY chromosome 3, alternate assembly CriGri-PICRH-1.0, whole genome shotgun sequence and carries:
- the Znf710 gene encoding zinc finger protein 710 isoform X3, translated to MEGFMDSGTQTDAVVVLSLAQAAVLGLVSENELFGATISAEAFYPDLGSELSGTAIGEPGPPGPDIYQLACNGRALEEPPEEEVLEVETAFEKHTRRKTRPPVRLVPKVKFEKAEEEEEQEVYEVSVPGDDKDPGPAEAPGEVASGGCEALVQSSAVKMIDLSAFSRKPRTLRHLPRTPRPELDMAPFDPPPFPDPTRDGFPEPSMALPGPETMPTECGFEPPHLAPLSNPEPPTMTSPELVKPEQGFVWQESSEFEADAAGSTVERHKKAQLDRLDINVQIDDSYLVEAGDRQKRWQCRMCEKSYTSKYNLVTHILGHNGIKPHSCPHCSKLFKQPSHLQTHLLTHQGTRPHKCQVCHKAFTQTSHLKRHMLLHSEVKPYSCHFCGRGFAYPSELKAHEVKHESGRCHVCVECGLDFSTLTQLKRHLASHQGPTLYQCLECDKSFHYRSQLQNHMLKHQNVRPFVCTECGMEFSQIHHLKQHSLTHKGVKEFKCEVCGREFTLQANMKRHMLIHTSVRPYQCHICFKTFVQKQTLKTHMIVHSPVKPFKCKVCGKSFNRMYNLLGHMHLHAGSKPFKCPYCSSKFNLKGNLSRHMKVKHGVMDISLDSQDPMMELAGPDPSELDSQQEMEDFEENAYTYTSVDSSTEANTLTEQAMKEMAYYNVL
- the Znf710 gene encoding zinc finger protein 710 isoform X2, with the protein product MQPGGRREGEGRAQGGERIQASLLLGDLVRSRSFPRFVWARRDLTFLAQLQPQSKGQASSRNALLASRHGMEGFMDSGTQTDAVVVLSLAQAAVLGLVSENELFGATISAEAFYPDLGSELSGTAIGEPGPPGPDIYQLACNGRALEEPPEEEVLEVETAFEKHTRRKTRPPVRLVPKVKFEKAEEEEEQEVYEVSVPGDDKDPGPAEAPGEVASGGCEALVQSSAVKMIDLSAFSRKPRTLRHLPRTPRPELDMAPFDPPPFPDPTRDGFPEPSMALPGPETMPTECGFEPPHLAPLSNPEPPTMTSPELVKPEQGFVWQESSEFEADAAGSTVERHKKAQLDRLDINVQIDDSYLVEAGDRQKRWQCRMCEKSYTSKYNLVTHILGHNGIKPHSCPHCSKLFKQPSHLQTHLLTHQGTRPHKCQVCHKAFTQTSHLKRHMLLHSEVKPYSCHFCGRGFAYPSELKAHEVKHESGRCHVCVECGLDFSTLTQLKRHLASHQGPTLYQCLECDKSFHYRSQLQNHMLKHQNVRPFVCTECGMEFSQIHHLKQHSLTHKGVKEFKCEVCGREFTLQANMKRHMLIHTSVRPYQCHICFKTFVQKQTLKTHMIVHSPVKPFKCKVCGKSFNRMYNLLGHMHLHAGSKPFKCPYCSSKFNLKGNLSRHMKVKHGVMDISLDSQDPMMELAGPDPSELDSQQEMEDFEENAYTYTSVDSSTEANTLTEQAMKEMAYYNVL